A genomic stretch from Neodiprion fabricii isolate iyNeoFabr1 chromosome 3, iyNeoFabr1.1, whole genome shotgun sequence includes:
- the LOC124178061 gene encoding membrane-associated protein Hem has translation MARPIIPSQQKLAEKLAILNDRGTGMLTRIYNIKKACGDAKSKPAFLSDKTLESAIKYIIRRFPNIDIKGLAAITNLRTEIIKSLSLYYYTFVDLLDFKDNVCELLTTMDACGVHMDITINFDVTKGYLDLVITYVSLMILLSRVEDRKAVLGLFNAAHEMVHSQSDPSFPRLGQMIMDYDAPLKKLSEEFVPHGKLLINALMSLWPIYPGRNLSADTWRADKKLSLVGSPGQLLKAAVTDTMSCETLSLDRLERWVVLGFTLCHTVLNQEQPSKLWTTALESGWVLALFRDEVIYIHQYIQSFFESMKGYSKRVSEVKDCYSQAIQKAGHRHRERRKFLRTALKELGLILSDHPGLLGPKALLVFMGLSHARDEVLWLLRHGDNPPIQGKGKGRGGDDLVDRQLPELLFHCEELRALVRKYSQVLQRYYVQFLAGFDAPALHQMIQNLPVCPEDEGAILSDMCSSIASLTVKQVEDNELFDFRAFRLDWFRLQAYMSVAKCNMNLADNRELASFMDGIIFHTKMVDNLDEMLVETSDLSIFCFYSKIFEDQFHMCLEFPAQNRYIVAFPLMCSHFQSCTHELCPEERHHIRERSLSVVNMFLDEMAKEAKNIITIICDEQCTMSDKLLPKHCAAQISQVVNRKKKDKNKKNMYEIHKPGIESYRKTREDLTTMDKLHMALTELCFAINSCPTINVWEYTFAPREYLHQHLETRFAKALVGMVMFNPDTSVIAKPSELFVSVRAYMNVLQTVENYVHIDITRVFNNALLQQTQQLDSHGDKTIASLYMQWYSEVLLRRVSAGNICYSGNQRAFVSLTAESAIPFNAEEFSDINELRALAELIGPYGMKMLNETLMWHIASQVQELKKLVAGNKDVLVALRTNFDKPEVMKEQFKRLQQVDNVLQRVTIVGVILSFRQLAQAALVDVLEERIPFLLSSILDFRHHLPSGDPMRIVSEMTSAAGLTCKVDPTLAAALRSQKAEADEDEHLLVCLLMVFVAVSIPKLARNENSFYRASLEGHSNNIHCMATAINNIFGALFTICGQNDIEDRMKEFLALASSSLLRLGQEADKEATKNRESVYLLLDQIVQESPFLTMDLLESCFPYALIRNAYHDVYKMGQAQQ, from the coding sequence ATGGCGCGACCAATTATTCCTAGCCAGCAGAAGCTGGCTGAGAAACTGGCTATATTGAACGACAGAGGCACCGGTATGCTTACTCGTATTTACAACATAAAAAAAGCATGCGGCGATGCCAAATCCAAGCCTGCGTTTCTGTCCGACAAAACGTTGGAGTCTGCGATTAAATACATAATCCGAAGATTTCCCAATATCGACATCAAGGGACTGGCTGCGATAACGAACCTTCGCACCGAGATTATCAAGTCTCTGTCCCTCTACTACTACACCTTTGTTGACCTTCTTGACTTCAAGGACAACGTCTGTGAACTGCTGACTACGATGGACGCTTGCGGAGTTCACATGGACATAACGATAAATTTTGACGTGACAAAGGGCTACCTGGACCTGGTAATCACCTATGTAAGCCTGATGATACTTCTGTCCAGAGTCGAGGATCGAAAAGCTGTTTTAGGCCTGTTCAACGCGGCCCACGAAATGGTCCACAGCCAGTCAGATCCCAGCTTTCCGAGACTAGGCCAGATGATCATGGACTACGATGCGCCGCTCAAGAAATTGTCCGAAGAGTTTGTGCCGCATGGTAAATTACTGATAAATGCGCTGATGTCGCTGTGGCCAATTTACCCTGGAAGAAATTTATCGGCAGACACATGGAGAGCCGACAAGAAACTTAGCCTCGTCGGTAGTCCAGGACAGCTGCTTAAAGCTGCCGTTACGGACACGATGTCCTGTGAAACGTTGAGCTTAGATAGATTAGAAAGATGGGTTGTCCTCGGTTTCACTCTTTGTCACACGGTCCTCAACCAGGAGCAACCCAGTAAACTGTGGACCACCGCCCTCGAATCAGGATGGGTTTTAGCTCTGTTTAGAGACGAAGTCATATATATTCACCAATACATTCAGTCGTTTTTTGAAAGCATGAAAGGGTACAGCAAGAGAGTATCTGAAGTGAAGGACTGCTACAGTCAAGCCATTCAGAAAGCTGGACACAGGCATCGAGaaaggcgaaaatttttgagaacaGCCCTGAAGGAGTTGGGGCTGATATTGTCCGATCATCCAGGGCTCTTGGGCCCAAAAGCTCTGCTAGTGTTCATGGGATTATCTCATGCCCGAGACGAGGTGCTGTGGCTCTTGAGACACGGTGACAATCCACCTATTCAGGGAAAAGGAAAGGGTCGTGGAGGCGACGACCTCGTCGACAGGCAGCTCCCTGAACTCTTGTTTCACTGCGAGGAATTGCGCGCTCTTGTTAGAAAGTATTCCCAAGTCCTGCAACGATATTACGTCCAATTTTTGGCTGGATTTGACGCACCAGCTCTGCATCAAATGATACAAAATTTGCCTGTGTGTCCTGAGGATGAAGGAGCCATTCTGAGCGACATGTGCTCTTCAATTGCGAGTTTAACAGTAAAACAGGTCGAGGATAACGAGTTGTTTGATTTTCGTGCATTCAGGCTTGACTGGTTTAGATTGCAGGCTTATATGTCGGTTGCAAAGTGCAATATGAATCTCGCGGATAACAGGGAATTGGCTTCGTTTATGGacggtattatttttcacaccaaAATGGTTGACAATTTAGATGAGATGTTGGTGGAAACTTCCGATCTCTCGATATTTTGCTTTTACAGCAAGATATTCGAAGATCAATTTCACATGTGTTTAGAATTTCCTGCCCAGAATCGATACATTGTTGCTTTTCCATTGATGTGTAGCCATTTTCAAAGCTGTACGCATGAACTTTGCCCCGAAGAACGTCATCATATCAGAGAAAGAAGTCTGTCTGTTGTTAACATGTTTTTGGACGAAATGGCCAAAGAggctaaaaatataataaccaTAATTTGCGACGAGCAGTGTACAATGTCAGATAAGCTTCTGCCTAAGCACTGTGCAGCGCAAATATCTCAAGTAGTGAATCGCaagaaaaaagataagaacaagaaaaatatgtaCGAGATTCATAAACCCGGTATTGAAAGCTACAGAAAAACGCGAGAAGACCTTACGACAATGGACAAACTTCACATGGCTCTAACAGAATTGTGTTTCGCAATAAATTCTTGCCCCACCATCAATGTGTGGGAATATACATTTGCTCCTAGGGAGTACTTACATCAACACTTGGAAACACGATTCGCCAAAGCTTTAGTTGGTATGGTGATGTTCAATCCGGATACTAGCGTCATTGCTAAACCATCAGAGTTATTTGTCAGCGTTAGAGCTTACATGAATGTATTgcaaactgtcgaaaactacGTTCACATCGATATAACTAGAGTTTTTAATAATGCTTTGTTGCAACAAACTCAACAGCTCGATAGCCACGGGGACAAAACTATAGCTTCGTTGTACATGCAATGGTACTCCGAAGTGTTGTTGAGACGAGTAAGCGCAGGGAACATTTGCTATTCAGGAAATCAAAGAGCATTCGTCAGCCTCACAGCCGAGAGTGCGATTCCCTTCAACGCTGAGGAATTTTCTGATATCAACGAACTCAGGGCTCTCGCCGAACTGATTGGACCTTATGgtatgaaaatgttgaatgaAACACTGATGTGGCACATCGCGAGTCAGGTGCaagaactgaaaaaattagtagCTGGTAATAAGGACGTCTTAGTTGCATTGAGAACGAATTTTGATAAGCCTGAAGTGATGAAGGAACAATTCAAAAGGCTACAGCAAGTCGACAATGTTCTCCAAAGGGTTACAATAGTTGGGGTGATTTTGAGCTTCAGACAATTAGCCCAGGCAGCTTTGGTCGACGTTTTGGAGGAGCGGATTCCATTTTTGCTCAGCTCTATATTAGACTTTCGGCACCACTTGCCTTCGGGCGATCCGATGAGGATTGTTTCTGAAATGACATCTGCTGCGGGGCTAACGTGCAAAGTTGATCCAACCCTAGCAGCAGCTTTGAGGAGTCAAAAAGCTGAAGCAGATGAGGACGAGCATCTTTTAGTCTGTTTGTTAATGGTATTCGTCGCTGTTTCCATTCCGAAATTAGCTCGCAACGAAAACTCGTTCTATAGGGCTTCATTGGAGGGGCATTCTAACAATATACATTGCATGGCCACTGCCATAAACAATATATTCGGTGCACTGTTCACGATATGTGGTCAAAACGACATTGAAGACAGAATGAAGGAGTTCTTGGCACTGGCATCATCCAGTCTTTTGAGATTAGGACAGGAGGCAGACAAAGAGGCAACAAAGAATAGAGAATCTGTGTACCTTCTCCTCGATCAGATCGTTCAAGAATCACCCTTTCTAACCATGGATTTATTGGAGAGCTGTTTCCCATATGCGTTAATACGTAATGCTTATCACGATGTGTATAAAATGGGCCAAGCACAGCAATAA